A genome region from Chloroflexota bacterium includes the following:
- the hisB gene encoding imidazoleglycerol-phosphate dehydratase HisB: protein MAERKAKVTRETKETSVKVELNIDGKGQFEITTGIRFFDHMLSQLAQHGIFDIKLSATGADQHHVVEDVAISLGKALNQALGDRSGIVRMAHAVVPMDDTLAIVALDIGGRGYAAFEASFSSTRIEKMSADLIRHFFVSLASEAKLNIHAKVLSGIDDHHKAEALFKALARALDTATRLDERITGRIPSTKDTIES, encoded by the coding sequence ATGGCTGAAAGAAAAGCTAAAGTGACCAGGGAAACCAAGGAGACTTCCGTCAAAGTTGAGCTGAACATCGATGGCAAAGGACAATTCGAAATCACCACCGGAATCAGGTTCTTCGACCACATGCTCAGTCAACTGGCGCAGCACGGAATATTTGATATAAAGCTCTCAGCCACAGGGGCTGACCAGCATCACGTGGTTGAAGATGTAGCCATCTCTTTAGGCAAAGCTTTAAATCAAGCTCTGGGAGACAGGAGCGGAATAGTCAGGATGGCTCACGCTGTGGTGCCGATGGATGATACCTTAGCGATAGTGGCCTTAGACATCGGAGGCAGAGGTTATGCAGCGTTCGAAGCCTCTTTCAGCAGCACCAGAATCGAAAAAATGTCCGCTGACCTAATTCGCCATTTCTTCGTTTCTCTCGCCTCCGAAGCCAAGCTTAATATCCACGCCAAAGTCCTCAGCGGTATTGATGACCATCACAAAGCCGAAGCTCTGTTCAAAGCCCTGGCCAGGGCACTTGATACGGCAACTCGCCTCGATGAAAGAATCACCGGCAGGATACCAAGTACCAAGGATACTATCGAGAGTTAG
- the hisC gene encoding histidinol-phosphate transaminase — MMSPDDIEGLVRPELKAMKAYTPIEPTGVLSQRVEIPEEKVIKLDGNENPYGCSARVKQAMADYAYYHLYPDPEHRELRKALEEYTGINSEYILAGSGSDELIDLVLRLFIEPGDKVINCPPTFGMYPFSTDVCSGKVVSISRKQDFSIDIASVKEALDKRTKVIFIASPNNPSGNVTPEQVILELLNNSIVVVIDEAYFEFSGVTVAPLVPKYSNLIVLRTFSKWAGLAGLRVGYGIFPINMVKYLMKIKQPYNVNAAAQVAALASLKDMSYLRGTINAIIDERERLLTKLSQLGWLRIYPSQANFILCSVLNGKAKIIHKGLQKKGVFVRYFDTPQLKDCLRISVGKPEHTDALIAALKQTG, encoded by the coding sequence ATGATGTCACCTGACGATATCGAGGGATTAGTGAGGCCTGAACTCAAAGCCATGAAGGCCTATACACCCATTGAGCCGACTGGTGTCTTGAGCCAGCGTGTCGAAATTCCCGAGGAAAAAGTTATCAAACTAGATGGTAATGAAAACCCGTATGGCTGCTCAGCCAGGGTAAAACAGGCCATGGCCGATTATGCCTACTATCACCTCTATCCCGACCCCGAGCACAGGGAGCTAAGGAAAGCACTGGAGGAGTACACAGGAATAAACTCGGAATACATCCTGGCTGGTAGCGGCAGTGATGAGCTCATTGACCTCGTACTGCGTCTATTTATTGAACCTGGAGACAAGGTAATCAACTGCCCACCGACCTTTGGTATGTATCCTTTCAGCACCGATGTTTGCAGTGGCAAAGTGGTCAGTATATCAAGGAAGCAAGATTTCTCCATCGACATTGCCTCGGTAAAAGAAGCTTTAGATAAGCGAACAAAGGTAATTTTTATTGCCTCACCAAATAACCCGTCGGGTAATGTAACCCCTGAGCAGGTAATTCTGGAGCTTTTGAATAATTCCATTGTGGTGGTAATCGATGAAGCCTACTTTGAGTTCAGCGGTGTAACGGTGGCACCTCTGGTTCCAAAGTACTCAAATTTAATAGTCCTTCGTACTTTCAGCAAATGGGCGGGACTGGCCGGGCTAAGAGTCGGCTACGGCATTTTCCCGATCAATATGGTCAAATATCTAATGAAAATAAAGCAACCATACAATGTAAACGCCGCGGCTCAAGTAGCCGCATTAGCATCGCTGAAGGACATGAGCTATCTGCGCGGCACGATTAACGCTATTATAGATGAGCGAGAACGGCTGCTAACCAAACTCAGCCAGCTTGGCTGGTTAAGAATCTATCCATCACAAGCTAACTTCATACTTTGCTCAGTGCTTAATGGTAAGGCAAAGATAATACACAAAGGACTGCAAAAGAAAGGGGTTTTCGTCCGCTACTTCGATACGCCGCAGTTGAAGGACTGCTTGCGTATCAGCGTGGGCAAGCCAGAACATACAGATGCATTGATTGCCGCATTAAAGCAAACGGGGTAA
- the hisD gene encoding histidinol dehydrogenase, translating to MRIVKGFQKAKPLLTRAVPSYGLPLPPKPKTRTRREESLPEDIVKRILAEVRGKGDKALFSYTKKLDGVELSSLEVSKNEISDAYEEVNKKLVSALKLAANRIKQFHSMCKQRLESSFLSQGVGRQISPLNRVGIYVPGGTAAYPSTVLMTAIPARIAGVKELIVVTPPRKDGTIPPVTLVAADIAKVNRVFKIGGAQAIAALAFGTESVPKVDKICGPGNVFVVAAKRMVYGTVAIESLPGPSEIIIAADDTANASFCAADLIAQAEHDSQASAILITTSSKLAKAVNSEIKKQLEKLERQTIAAEALRSGGMIVLVDTPDEAIELVNLYAPEHVSLMLRGAASYIQKIRNAGCIFIGGSSPVALGDYIAGPSHVLPTGGSAYFSSPLGVEDFLKITNIIALDESAGKELGQAAITIAEAEELKGHAQAIRIRL from the coding sequence ATGAGAATAGTTAAAGGTTTTCAAAAGGCAAAGCCTCTATTGACCAGAGCTGTCCCCTCCTATGGGCTTCCACTGCCCCCAAAGCCCAAAACGAGGACGAGAAGAGAAGAATCCTTGCCCGAGGATATAGTAAAACGCATACTTGCTGAGGTGCGGGGCAAGGGTGACAAAGCGCTTTTTAGCTACACCAAGAAACTGGATGGAGTTGAACTCAGCTCATTGGAGGTAAGTAAAAACGAGATTTCGGATGCCTATGAGGAGGTGAACAAGAAGCTAGTGTCAGCACTGAAACTGGCGGCGAACAGAATAAAACAGTTTCATTCCATGTGCAAGCAAAGGCTTGAATCTAGCTTCCTCAGCCAGGGCGTGGGGCGGCAAATCAGCCCATTAAACAGGGTGGGCATTTATGTGCCTGGTGGCACCGCTGCTTATCCATCTACAGTACTGATGACCGCCATTCCAGCCCGGATAGCCGGAGTTAAAGAGCTCATTGTAGTTACACCACCCAGGAAAGATGGTACAATTCCGCCAGTGACCCTGGTAGCGGCTGACATCGCCAAGGTCAATCGCGTATTTAAGATAGGTGGGGCTCAAGCTATTGCCGCCTTGGCCTTTGGCACCGAATCGGTACCGAAGGTGGATAAGATTTGTGGCCCAGGCAACGTTTTTGTGGTTGCAGCCAAGAGAATGGTCTATGGGACAGTGGCCATAGAGAGCCTTCCTGGACCCAGCGAGATAATAATTGCAGCCGATGACACTGCCAATGCCTCTTTTTGTGCCGCCGACCTTATAGCTCAAGCCGAACACGACTCTCAGGCATCGGCAATCTTAATCACCACCTCATCCAAATTAGCTAAGGCTGTTAACAGCGAGATAAAGAAACAATTGGAAAAATTGGAACGGCAAACCATTGCCGCAGAAGCTCTGAGATCCGGAGGTATGATAGTATTGGTTGATACTCCAGATGAAGCTATTGAACTAGTCAATCTCTATGCTCCGGAGCATGTCTCCCTAATGCTACGCGGCGCTGCCAGTTACATTCAGAAAATCCGCAATGCCGGCTGTATCTTCATCGGCGGTAGTTCCCCGGTAGCTCTCGGTGATTATATCGCCGGACCTAGCCATGTCTTGCCCACAGGAGGCAGTGCTTATTTCAGCTCCCCGCTCGGTGTAGAGGATTTCCTTAAGATCACCAATATTATCGCCTTAGATGAATCTGCCGGGAAAGAACTGGGGCAAGCAGCCATAACCATAGCTGAGGCTGAAGAACTCAAGGGTCATGCCCAGGCAATAAGGATAAGATTATAA
- the hisG gene encoding ATP phosphoribosyltransferase: MFQKSNRLLLSLTKPETRRKRRLLLPTPSKWSEARRNLLTEIKSDYVNIALPKGRLLPATTCLLKETELEFKDYTQGTRVYRLKSTKLPHLSAKIFQEKDIPIQVAVGNYDLGICSLDWIEELLAKYPTSALLKVADLEYGKGNLYLAASRYGNISSLQDLSTGQYSWRIVTEYPNLAEIAALNLRLRRFKIFPVWGAAEAYPPENADLAVLWAKDESEIKAQSLIPLKTLLSSNAFLIANRESWQTKDVSQIIAYFSQGLEMKTKPWLKIKPELTKSSNNFRPDFSQEKVWLALPDGHQQPPTSELLNKAELELQGYAEDSLERRPRFKLDWINAKVIRPQDMPLQVANGNFDLAITGKDWLLDHLCRFPSSPVTELANLGFGEVKVVAVVSQNLPAANIEQLKQIQDDRLSPLRVASEYINTADKYLRDNHVSHYKLIPTWGASEAFLPEDADLLIENTQTGKTLAKHNLKIMDTLFQSTACLIGNKTSLESPSKKERIASLIEIFRRAAKGNYDENS, encoded by the coding sequence TTGTTCCAGAAAAGCAATCGCCTTTTACTATCATTGACCAAACCCGAAACCAGAAGAAAGAGGCGTCTTCTATTGCCGACGCCATCAAAATGGTCGGAGGCTCGACGTAACTTGTTAACTGAAATCAAATCGGATTACGTTAACATAGCTTTGCCCAAGGGAAGACTTCTGCCAGCTACCACCTGTCTATTAAAAGAAACCGAGCTTGAATTCAAAGACTATACTCAAGGGACACGAGTTTATCGACTCAAATCAACAAAGCTGCCTCATCTTTCAGCCAAGATATTCCAGGAAAAGGACATCCCCATCCAGGTAGCTGTAGGCAATTATGATTTAGGCATCTGCAGCCTGGACTGGATTGAAGAGCTTTTGGCTAAGTACCCGACCAGCGCCCTACTAAAGGTAGCCGATTTGGAATACGGCAAAGGAAATCTCTATCTGGCCGCCAGTCGCTACGGAAACATATCCAGCCTCCAGGATTTGTCAACCGGGCAATATAGCTGGCGTATAGTAACTGAATATCCCAATCTGGCAGAGATTGCAGCTTTGAATCTCAGGCTGAGGAGGTTCAAAATCTTTCCAGTATGGGGAGCCGCTGAAGCCTATCCACCGGAGAATGCTGACCTGGCTGTGCTATGGGCAAAAGATGAATCGGAAATAAAAGCGCAGAGCTTAATACCACTCAAAACTCTGCTCTCCTCCAATGCCTTTCTCATCGCCAATCGAGAGAGCTGGCAAACCAAGGACGTTAGCCAGATAATAGCCTATTTCAGCCAAGGTCTTGAGATGAAAACCAAACCCTGGCTAAAAATCAAACCTGAATTGACAAAAAGCTCCAATAATTTCCGCCCTGATTTTAGCCAAGAAAAGGTCTGGCTGGCTCTGCCTGATGGACACCAACAACCACCAACATCAGAACTACTCAACAAAGCTGAACTGGAACTACAAGGCTATGCGGAAGATAGTCTGGAGCGACGCCCACGTTTCAAACTTGATTGGATTAATGCTAAGGTTATTAGGCCACAGGATATGCCGCTTCAGGTAGCCAACGGAAATTTCGACCTGGCTATAACAGGCAAAGACTGGCTACTTGACCATCTGTGTCGCTTTCCTTCAAGTCCGGTTACAGAACTTGCAAACCTCGGCTTCGGTGAGGTAAAAGTAGTGGCAGTAGTCAGCCAGAACTTGCCTGCGGCCAATATTGAACAATTGAAGCAGATACAGGATGACAGGTTATCACCACTTAGAGTAGCCTCAGAATACATAAATACCGCTGACAAGTATCTTCGTGACAACCATGTCAGCCACTATAAACTGATTCCCACCTGGGGAGCTAGTGAAGCCTTCTTGCCTGAAGACGCTGACCTACTTATAGAAAACACCCAGACTGGAAAAACCTTGGCCAAGCATAATCTCAAAATAATGGACACTCTTTTTCAATCGACGGCCTGCCTTATCGGCAACAAGACCAGCCTTGAGTCCCCCTCCAAAAAGGAGAGGATAGCCTCTCTGATTGAAATTTTTCGCCGGGCAGCCAAGGGCAACTACGATGAGAATAGTTAA
- a CDS encoding ATP phosphoribosyltransferase regulatory subunit produces the protein MTNQKCKGARDLLPKDTEVFRYIEDVFRKSCLSWGYQEVRTPTLEYLHLFTAAGTLTPNMLSKVYSFLDWDGWSGERVVLRPDGTIPVARLYIENLPQQAIARLFYVTNVFAFEETGNENRERWQCGAELIGSNKPTSDVELILLAIETLRNLGANDVQIQLSHAGVLKALLDELKLNPDEEVRLLDQILDGNWQVLTKAKPTNSEIGRLISLFLDLRGKTSGFLENLKALPQIPVNVKSALNNFAEIANLLDALGCNYQIDVTSTRGFEYYTGLCFQFSTKGEKIGSGGRYDNLITLIGGKDTPACGFALYVDPLVTLTQPQIKRNTEQGILIRCDRATPDSIRTSFQLAEALRQAGYVTELDFSGRQWDRRWIVVVPEKQSPFTIIDQTRNQKKEASSIADAIKMVGGST, from the coding sequence ATGACAAACCAGAAATGTAAAGGGGCTAGGGATTTGCTTCCCAAGGATACAGAGGTATTCCGTTACATAGAGGATGTCTTTCGGAAGTCGTGTCTCAGTTGGGGTTATCAGGAAGTGCGGACTCCAACTCTGGAATATCTGCACCTGTTCACGGCCGCTGGCACACTTACTCCCAATATGTTGAGCAAAGTATATTCTTTTCTCGATTGGGATGGCTGGAGCGGTGAAAGAGTAGTATTGAGACCAGATGGCACTATACCTGTCGCCAGGCTCTACATTGAAAATTTGCCACAACAGGCAATAGCCAGACTTTTCTATGTCACCAATGTCTTCGCCTTCGAAGAGACGGGTAATGAGAACAGGGAACGGTGGCAATGTGGAGCGGAGCTTATAGGCAGCAATAAACCGACATCGGACGTAGAATTGATACTGCTGGCTATTGAAACTCTACGCAACCTGGGTGCCAACGATGTTCAGATACAATTATCTCACGCTGGAGTACTGAAGGCTTTGCTCGATGAATTGAAACTGAATCCCGACGAAGAAGTCAGGCTACTGGACCAGATTCTTGATGGCAACTGGCAAGTGCTGACGAAGGCGAAACCAACGAACTCTGAAATCGGTAGGCTGATATCGTTGTTCCTCGATTTGAGGGGAAAAACCAGCGGTTTCCTGGAAAACCTGAAGGCCCTGCCTCAGATTCCCGTTAATGTGAAATCTGCATTGAATAACTTCGCTGAAATTGCCAACCTCCTCGATGCCCTGGGCTGCAACTACCAGATTGACGTTACATCCACACGAGGCTTCGAGTATTACACCGGACTTTGCTTCCAGTTTTCAACCAAGGGGGAAAAGATAGGCAGCGGTGGTAGATATGACAACCTCATCACGCTGATAGGCGGGAAGGACACGCCAGCCTGTGGTTTCGCTCTCTATGTTGACCCACTTGTTACTTTGACTCAGCCCCAAATCAAACGAAACACAGAACAGGGAATACTGATTAGATGCGACAGGGCAACGCCCGACTCAATAAGAACCAGCTTTCAACTAGCCGAGGCGTTGCGCCAGGCGGGATATGTGACTGAGCTTGACTTCAGCGGCCGCCAGTGGGACCGGCGCTGGATAGTCGTTGTTCCAGAAAAGCAATCGCCTTTTACTATCATTGACCAAACCCGAAACCAGAAGAAAGAGGCGTCTTCTATTGCCGACGCCATCAAAATGGTCGGAGGCTCGACGTAA